The following are encoded together in the Oceanobacillus zhaokaii genome:
- the mraY gene encoding phospho-N-acetylmuramoyl-pentapeptide-transferase, with amino-acid sequence MNITVLLITIAIGFLITVLLSPIFIPFLRRLKFGQSIREEGPQSHLKKTGTPTMGGLMIILSIVVTSLIMIYRVSGDAIGYEFWLLIFVLVGYGLLGFLDDFIKVALKRNLGLTSLQKFIGQIIIALVFFFILRSQDFPTYIQIPGTDIQWELGWAYALLIIVMLVGASNAVNLTDGLDGLLSGTAVIAFGAYGIIAWYLGEQAEIGIFTLAVVGALLGFLVFNAHPAKVFMGDTGSLALGGSIAAVAILTKTEILLVVIGGVFVIETLSVIIQVISFKTTGKRVFKMSPLHHHYELVGWSEWRVVTTFWVIGIIFAALGIFIEVGIN; translated from the coding sequence ATGAATATAACTGTGTTACTAATTACAATAGCAATTGGATTTCTAATCACCGTCCTTTTGTCTCCGATTTTTATTCCATTTTTAAGAAGATTAAAGTTTGGACAAAGTATCCGAGAAGAAGGACCTCAGTCACATTTGAAGAAAACAGGGACACCAACAATGGGTGGACTCATGATCATCTTGAGTATTGTCGTTACATCGCTAATTATGATCTATCGAGTATCAGGGGATGCCATTGGATATGAGTTCTGGTTATTGATTTTTGTACTTGTTGGCTATGGACTATTGGGATTTTTAGATGATTTTATTAAAGTAGCATTAAAAAGAAATTTAGGATTAACATCTTTGCAGAAATTTATTGGTCAAATCATTATTGCACTCGTATTTTTCTTTATTTTACGAAGTCAGGATTTCCCGACGTATATTCAAATACCTGGAACAGACATTCAATGGGAACTTGGTTGGGCATACGCCTTATTAATTATTGTGATGCTGGTGGGTGCTTCTAATGCAGTGAATTTAACGGATGGATTAGATGGACTGCTATCAGGAACTGCGGTCATTGCTTTTGGAGCGTATGGAATTATTGCCTGGTATCTTGGAGAACAGGCAGAGATTGGTATCTTTACCTTAGCTGTGGTTGGCGCTCTATTAGGGTTTTTAGTGTTTAATGCACATCCTGCTAAGGTATTTATGGGGGATACTGGATCACTGGCACTAGGCGGGTCAATTGCAGCTGTAGCGATTTTAACAAAAACAGAAATACTTCTAGTTGTTATCGGCGGTGTATTTGTAATTGAAACACTGTCCGTTATTATACAAGTTATTTCTTTCAAGACTACAGGGAAACGAGTATTTAAAATGAGCCCACTGCATCATCATTATGAATTAGTAGGATGG
- a CDS encoding penicillin-binding transpeptidase domain-containing protein, which produces MRKNKTTHVVAGVLLPLFIIAFIVLTGRFMYIQATGVVDGVSLDEWAKQKRTSSYPLYAERGKIYDNNGMTLAYDRPIFRMYAVVDEKHSEKSDTPRHVTNPEKTAELIAEVLEVETEDILMPIQNGIENDRFQVEFGNIANELSQQQRDDILELKLPGINFEKDSIRYYPNGMFASHIIGFARETEVQKEKEIKNEITGIAGIENEMNDILGGKNGFISYQRDKYNNRLLNPNEIIREPEDGNDVYLTLDQKIQTLVEDVLTEVDEEYNPKRVTAVVMDPKTGEVLAMSSRPSYNPNNPANVENWYNDAVSSPFEPGSTMKIFTWAAAIEEGVYNGSEGFKSGSYRVNEKITPIHDHNNGKGWGTISYDEGFERSSNVAAAKLVWEKLGADKYLEYLHAFDFDKVTGIDLPGEVAGQILYNWPLEKITTSFGQGTTLTPIQQMKAATAIANNGKMLQPYVIQKIVDSSTGDIIEEKSPNVVGEPISEETAKQVRSLLESTVTSEDGTSGRYELQDYSVGGKSGTAQIPNPNGGYLTGKDNYIFSFLGMAPIDDPQLMMYVSVQQPELETTETGSMPVSFIFTNVMENALHYLNIDPDKDTEDIVNLIEIPNLAKGKAADIAKNLTDQGATVTTIGNGSKIVSANVKEGDTVLSQERIMLVTDKPTMPNIIGWSVRDTLELADLLKLKVEILGNGFAVTQNIKEGTALKENDYLGIEFKIPTMPDEELEDATENPEDETGNE; this is translated from the coding sequence ATGAGGAAAAATAAAACAACACACGTAGTGGCAGGAGTCCTGCTCCCATTATTCATTATAGCCTTCATTGTTTTGACAGGAAGGTTCATGTATATTCAAGCAACAGGTGTTGTTGATGGTGTTTCTTTAGATGAATGGGCTAAACAAAAACGTACATCATCTTATCCTCTGTATGCAGAACGTGGAAAAATCTATGATAATAATGGGATGACTTTAGCTTACGATAGACCGATTTTTCGAATGTATGCGGTTGTTGATGAAAAACATTCCGAGAAATCGGACACACCTAGACATGTAACTAATCCTGAAAAAACAGCAGAATTAATAGCAGAAGTATTGGAAGTAGAAACGGAAGATATATTAATGCCAATACAGAATGGCATAGAAAATGACCGTTTTCAAGTCGAGTTCGGAAATATAGCGAACGAGTTATCGCAACAACAGCGAGACGATATCCTCGAATTAAAACTACCAGGAATTAATTTTGAAAAAGACTCCATCAGATATTATCCAAATGGAATGTTTGCGTCTCATATCATTGGATTCGCAAGAGAGACGGAAGTACAAAAAGAAAAAGAAATCAAGAATGAAATAACTGGCATCGCGGGAATTGAGAATGAAATGAATGATATTTTGGGTGGGAAAAATGGTTTTATCTCCTACCAACGTGATAAATACAATAATCGACTGCTTAATCCGAATGAGATTATCCGGGAACCAGAGGATGGAAATGATGTTTATTTAACACTAGATCAAAAGATTCAAACTCTTGTAGAGGATGTACTTACAGAAGTAGACGAGGAATACAATCCTAAAAGAGTAACAGCAGTCGTTATGGATCCGAAGACCGGAGAAGTGCTCGCAATGAGTAGTCGGCCAAGCTATAATCCCAATAACCCAGCAAATGTTGAAAATTGGTATAATGATGCAGTTTCTAGCCCGTTTGAACCCGGATCAACGATGAAGATATTTACTTGGGCGGCGGCGATTGAAGAAGGTGTATATAATGGAAGTGAAGGCTTTAAATCTGGAAGCTATAGAGTTAATGAGAAAATTACACCAATCCATGACCATAATAACGGAAAAGGCTGGGGAACAATTTCCTATGATGAAGGGTTTGAACGTTCCTCTAACGTTGCAGCAGCAAAACTAGTTTGGGAAAAACTAGGGGCCGATAAATACCTTGAATACTTACATGCATTTGATTTTGACAAAGTGACAGGGATCGATCTACCTGGTGAGGTCGCAGGACAAATTCTATATAATTGGCCACTCGAAAAGATTACAACATCATTCGGACAAGGTACGACATTAACACCAATTCAGCAAATGAAGGCAGCAACTGCAATTGCAAATAATGGTAAAATGCTTCAGCCATATGTTATTCAAAAAATTGTTGATTCATCAACAGGGGACATAATTGAAGAAAAGTCACCGAATGTTGTGGGGGAACCAATTTCTGAAGAGACTGCGAAACAAGTACGGTCATTACTTGAATCAACTGTCACCTCTGAGGATGGAACTTCTGGAAGATACGAATTGCAGGATTACTCTGTTGGCGGGAAATCGGGTACTGCGCAAATCCCTAATCCTAATGGAGGCTATTTAACAGGAAAGGATAATTATATATTTTCATTTCTTGGGATGGCTCCAATTGATGACCCACAGCTAATGATGTATGTTTCTGTTCAACAACCAGAGCTGGAAACTACAGAAACTGGATCCATGCCTGTATCATTTATTTTTACAAATGTAATGGAAAATGCTTTGCATTATCTTAATATCGACCCTGATAAGGATACAGAGGATATTGTTAATTTAATAGAAATCCCTAACTTAGCGAAAGGGAAGGCAGCAGATATAGCTAAAAACTTAACTGACCAAGGTGCAACCGTTACAACCATTGGTAATGGAAGTAAGATTGTATCAGCTAATGTAAAAGAAGGCGACACAGTTCTATCGCAAGAACGGATTATGTTGGTAACTGACAAGCCGACAATGCCTAATATTATCGGTTGGTCTGTTCGGGATACGTTAGAATTGGCTGATCTATTAAAATTAAAAGTTGAAATACTCGGCAATGGTTTTGCGGTGACGCAAAATATTAAAGAAGGTACTGCGCTTAAGGAAAATGATTATCTTGGGATAGAATTCAAGATTCCAACTATGCCTGACGAGGAATTAGAGGATGCAACTGAAAACCCAGAAGATGAGACTGGAAATGAGTAA
- a CDS encoding UDP-N-acetylmuramoyl-tripeptide--D-alanyl-D-alanine ligase, with amino-acid sequence MLFTTNWLSEIFTNFSGDVKKPIEIDTVNTDSRVQIGNSLFVPIVGDNFDGHEYVNQAVENGAIALLWERKKSVPASIPTEFPVFYVEDTIAGLQQLATNYRDVINPIVVGITGSNGKTTTKDLVAAMVKSTYRTHYTDGNFNNHIGLPLTILSMERDTEVLVLEMGMSGFGEIDLLSKIAKPDYAIITNIGESHIEFLGSREGIANAKLEIINGLKKDGVLIIDGDEPLLNQLNNYPNTIACGFNIENDIVIRNVNISLEATSFTLSDGTYYDVPLLGKHHAKNATYAIILGEQLGIDIHKRKTALLGLKQTSMRFELMKGRHGVSIINDAYNASPTSMKAAIEVVKQMEGFTSKVLVLGDVLELGDHSEQMHQSIAEVIQSPITAVFTFGNHSKLISTAVMEKNETIACKHFTEKAAILQALEPYLEKEAVLLFKASRGLQFETIIKEILN; translated from the coding sequence ATGTTATTTACTACAAATTGGTTATCTGAAATATTTACGAATTTCAGTGGCGATGTTAAAAAGCCGATAGAAATTGATACTGTTAATACTGACAGTCGAGTACAAATAGGGAATTCTTTATTTGTACCGATTGTTGGTGATAATTTTGATGGGCATGAATATGTCAATCAAGCCGTCGAAAACGGAGCGATAGCATTATTATGGGAAAGAAAGAAGAGTGTCCCGGCATCAATCCCAACTGAATTTCCTGTTTTTTACGTAGAGGATACTATTGCTGGATTGCAACAGTTAGCAACAAATTATCGAGATGTTATAAATCCGATTGTTGTCGGCATAACCGGTTCTAACGGAAAAACAACAACGAAGGATTTAGTAGCTGCTATGGTGAAGTCTACATATAGAACACATTACACGGATGGGAATTTTAATAACCATATTGGTTTGCCATTGACAATATTATCGATGGAACGTGATACAGAAGTTCTTGTACTTGAAATGGGTATGAGTGGCTTTGGTGAGATTGATTTATTATCCAAAATTGCTAAACCAGACTATGCAATAATAACGAATATCGGTGAGTCCCATATTGAATTCCTTGGTTCAAGGGAAGGTATTGCCAATGCAAAATTAGAGATTATCAATGGGCTTAAGAAAGATGGTGTCTTAATAATTGATGGTGACGAGCCCTTGCTTAATCAATTAAATAATTATCCAAATACAATAGCATGCGGTTTTAATATTGAAAATGACATTGTGATTCGCAATGTTAATATATCATTAGAAGCAACAAGCTTCACTTTATCTGATGGAACATATTATGATGTTCCATTGTTAGGAAAACACCACGCAAAAAACGCAACCTATGCTATTATATTAGGGGAGCAATTGGGAATCGACATCCATAAGAGAAAGACCGCATTACTTGGTTTAAAGCAGACTTCTATGCGTTTTGAATTGATGAAAGGGAGACATGGTGTATCCATCATCAATGATGCATATAATGCTTCACCAACGTCGATGAAAGCTGCAATTGAAGTAGTGAAGCAGATGGAAGGATTTACTAGCAAGGTATTGGTACTTGGTGATGTTTTAGAGTTGGGAGATCATTCAGAACAAATGCATCAGTCGATTGCTGAAGTGATTCAATCGCCAATTACAGCAGTCTTTACTTTTGGCAATCATTCGAAGTTGATTTCAACTGCTGTAATGGAGAAAAATGAAACAATAGCTTGTAAACATTTTACTGAAAAAGCTGCAATACTTCAGGCACTTGAACCATACTTAGAAAAAGAAGCGGTCCTTTTGTTTAAAGCTTCAAGGGGATTACAATTTGAAACAATAATAAAGGAAATTTTGAACTAA
- a CDS encoding stage V sporulation protein D produces MKRVSTIVVRKRIVTVFLFGLLVLAVICVRLGYVQFVIGDRLMAQANELWTRDIVFEPERGLILDEDGEVLAENVTAPSLVVMPRQIKDPEETAGKLASVLDVSVDKIYDQITKSRSSVNIRPEGIKISEEQELAIRTLNMDGVYLAKDSKRHYPYGDYLSHVLGFAGIDNQGLMGLELYYDEQLSGDEGSLSFYSDAKGRRLDDFADIYSPPKDGLNLKTTINSKVQTIMERELDLAVSKYNPDGAIAIAVNPKTGGVLGMSSRPNFNPENYQEVDAAVFDRNLPIWSTYEPGSTFKIITLAAALEEDVVDLESDHYFDDGEITVGGAHLHCWKRGGHGDQSYLEVVQNSCNPGFVNLGLMLGKEKLFSYIDKFGFGQKTGIDLQGEGSGILFKLENVGPVELATTAFGQGVSVTPIQQVMAVAAAVNGGYLYEPHIAKEWIDAKTEQTVESVEPVLKERVISETTSEEIRYALESVVAQGTGRPAYVEGYRVGGKTGTAQKVGPDGRYMQNNHIVSFIGFAPADDPEIVVYVAIDNPKNTVQFGGTVAAPIVGSIIGDSMRAMEVKPRTDGLEKEYLWPEQPKVEVPDLIGHTKSEIAEMMVNLSIETSGTGDYIIDQAPSAGSKLEEGAQVRIYLGDKKTQETE; encoded by the coding sequence ATGAAACGTGTATCTACTATAGTCGTTAGAAAAAGGATAGTCACTGTTTTTCTTTTTGGATTGTTAGTGTTAGCAGTAATTTGCGTTCGTTTAGGCTATGTACAGTTCGTTATTGGTGATCGTTTGATGGCACAAGCGAACGAATTATGGACAAGGGATATCGTGTTCGAGCCTGAACGAGGTCTTATATTAGATGAGGATGGGGAGGTATTAGCAGAGAATGTTACTGCACCTTCACTAGTCGTAATGCCTAGGCAAATCAAAGATCCAGAGGAGACAGCGGGGAAACTTGCAAGTGTATTAGATGTATCTGTTGATAAGATTTATGATCAGATTACAAAATCAAGATCAAGTGTGAATATTCGTCCTGAAGGTATTAAAATATCCGAAGAACAAGAATTAGCGATACGTACTTTAAATATGGATGGTGTCTACCTTGCTAAAGATTCAAAACGACATTATCCATATGGGGATTATTTATCTCATGTGCTTGGCTTCGCTGGAATAGACAATCAAGGGCTGATGGGTCTTGAACTTTATTATGATGAGCAATTAAGTGGAGATGAAGGAAGTTTATCCTTTTACTCAGATGCTAAAGGACGAAGATTAGATGATTTCGCAGACATTTACAGTCCACCAAAAGATGGGTTGAATTTGAAGACGACGATCAATTCAAAAGTACAGACAATTATGGAAAGAGAACTTGATCTAGCCGTTTCAAAATATAATCCAGATGGTGCGATTGCAATTGCTGTTAATCCAAAAACTGGTGGCGTACTTGGCATGTCAAGCCGACCTAATTTCAATCCAGAAAATTATCAAGAAGTAGATGCTGCAGTTTTTGACCGTAACTTACCAATCTGGAGTACATATGAACCAGGATCAACATTCAAGATTATCACTTTAGCTGCAGCATTGGAAGAAGATGTTGTGGATTTAGAAAGTGATCACTATTTTGATGATGGAGAGATAACAGTTGGTGGTGCACATCTCCATTGCTGGAAGCGTGGAGGTCATGGAGATCAAAGCTATCTTGAGGTAGTTCAGAACTCCTGTAACCCAGGGTTTGTAAATTTAGGATTGATGCTTGGTAAGGAGAAGCTATTTTCATATATCGATAAGTTTGGGTTTGGGCAAAAAACAGGGATTGACTTACAAGGTGAAGGTTCTGGAATTCTATTTAAACTTGAAAATGTTGGACCTGTTGAACTTGCAACGACAGCATTTGGCCAAGGTGTATCTGTAACCCCAATTCAGCAAGTAATGGCAGTAGCTGCAGCTGTAAATGGTGGTTACTTATATGAACCACATATTGCGAAAGAGTGGATTGATGCAAAAACAGAGCAGACAGTTGAGTCCGTGGAACCTGTTTTAAAAGAAAGGGTTATTTCAGAAACAACATCTGAAGAAATTCGTTACGCGCTTGAAAGTGTTGTTGCACAAGGGACAGGCAGGCCTGCATATGTTGAAGGGTACCGGGTAGGCGGAAAAACCGGAACAGCGCAAAAAGTAGGCCCAGACGGAAGGTATATGCAAAATAATCATATCGTTTCATTTATTGGTTTCGCCCCTGCAGATGATCCTGAAATTGTAGTCTATGTTGCTATCGATAATCCAAAGAATACCGTACAATTTGGTGGAACAGTTGCAGCACCAATTGTTGGGTCCATCATTGGTGATAGTATGAGGGCAATGGAAGTAAAACCGAGAACGGATGGATTGGAAAAAGAATACCTTTGGCCAGAACAGCCAAAAGTTGAGGTGCCAGACCTGATTGGTCACACGAAGAGTGAAATTGCAGAGATGATGGTTAATCTATCGATTGAGACAAGTGGAACAGGAGATTACATTATTGATCAGGCACCAAGTGCAGGTTCTAAGCTAGAGGAAGGCGCTCAGGTGAGAATTTATTTAGGAGATAAAAAGACTCAAGAGACAGAATAG
- a CDS encoding UDP-N-acetylmuramoyl-L-alanyl-D-glutamate--2,6-diaminopimelate ligase, with translation MKLKELLSSLSFYNRNSLIEDVEITNIAIDSREVKQGSLFICIAGFTVNGHQYVKEAVNNGAVAIIAEQEVTAPVPVIYLTDTHRALAMLAAKFYHYPTHKLALIGVTGTNGKTTITYLLERMFNTNNIKTGVIGTIQTKIGHQTYPVENTTPNALILQRTFHEMVDADVEQAIMEVSSHALDLGRVYGCKFDIAIFTNLSQDHLDYHKNMDDYFHAKSLLFAQLGNSYHNNEKKFAVINEDDPVSNLLKRSTAQQVITYGCHNKADIMARDIALTAKGSTFYLVTPIGNITIKSKLIGMFNVYNMLAATAAAIVAKIPLTIIKIALENISSIDGRFETVSLGQPYSVIVDYAHTPDSLENVLQTSKEIAKRKVYVVVGCGGDRDRSKRPLMAAIALKYADYAIFTSDNPRTEDPKVILDDMTKELTEPQKFEVIIERKIAINKAIQYARKDDIVLIAGKGHETYQQIGHVKYDFDDREVAREAIKAKEK, from the coding sequence ATGAAATTAAAAGAATTGCTTTCAAGTCTATCTTTTTATAACAGAAATTCATTAATTGAGGACGTAGAAATAACGAATATTGCCATTGATTCCCGTGAGGTAAAGCAAGGAAGTCTGTTTATTTGTATTGCTGGATTTACAGTGAATGGTCATCAATATGTTAAAGAAGCAGTAAATAATGGGGCAGTTGCTATTATTGCTGAACAAGAAGTTACCGCACCCGTTCCAGTGATCTATTTAACAGATACCCATCGGGCTTTAGCAATGCTTGCGGCTAAATTCTACCATTATCCTACACATAAGCTTGCATTAATTGGTGTGACTGGCACAAATGGAAAGACAACAATTACCTATTTGTTAGAAAGAATGTTTAATACGAATAACATTAAGACAGGTGTAATTGGTACAATTCAGACGAAAATTGGGCACCAAACTTATCCGGTAGAAAATACGACACCAAATGCGCTGATTTTACAACGAACATTCCATGAGATGGTTGATGCCGATGTGGAACAAGCAATCATGGAAGTATCCTCCCATGCACTTGATTTAGGAAGGGTATATGGCTGTAAATTTGATATAGCAATCTTTACGAACTTATCTCAGGATCATTTGGATTATCATAAAAATATGGATGATTATTTCCATGCGAAAAGTCTGCTCTTTGCCCAATTAGGGAATAGCTATCATAACAACGAAAAAAAGTTTGCAGTCATAAATGAAGATGACCCTGTAAGTAATTTATTAAAACGAAGTACAGCACAGCAGGTGATCACTTATGGTTGTCACAACAAGGCAGACATTATGGCTAGAGATATTGCGCTCACTGCCAAGGGGTCTACGTTTTATTTGGTTACGCCAATTGGAAATATAACAATAAAAAGTAAGCTAATTGGCATGTTTAATGTTTATAATATGTTAGCTGCGACTGCTGCTGCAATTGTAGCAAAAATACCATTAACCATTATAAAGATTGCACTGGAAAACATTTCAAGTATCGATGGTCGTTTTGAAACGGTATCGTTAGGACAACCGTATAGTGTCATCGTTGATTACGCGCATACACCAGACTCACTTGAAAATGTCCTGCAAACGAGTAAGGAAATAGCGAAACGAAAAGTATATGTTGTCGTCGGATGTGGCGGGGACCGTGATCGTTCTAAGCGCCCGTTAATGGCAGCAATTGCTTTAAAGTATGCAGATTACGCAATTTTTACATCGGATAATCCGAGAACGGAAGACCCTAAAGTGATCCTAGATGATATGACAAAAGAATTGACAGAGCCGCAGAAATTTGAGGTCATTATTGAGAGAAAAATAGCAATAAATAAAGCTATTCAATATGCTAGAAAAGATGATATTGTATTAATTGCAGGCAAAGGTCATGAAACCTATCAACAAATTGGTCACGTCAAATATGATTTTGATGATCGTGAAGTAGCTAGAGAAGCAATTAAAGCTAAGGAGAAATGA